DNA from Musa acuminata AAA Group cultivar baxijiao chromosome BXJ1-5, Cavendish_Baxijiao_AAA, whole genome shotgun sequence:
CCGCTGCACGCGGCGCAGAGGACGAAGCGCACGCCGCCGCAGCCCTCGCAGGCGGAAGCCACGGTGGGGTCAGCGGCCCCCTCGATGAGGGCCTTGAGCTCGCCGGACTCGTGAAGGCGGCGGATCTCGTCGGCGCCGCCGAGGCAGCGGCCGGTGAGGAAGACCTGGGGGAGGGTGGGCCGCTGGAGGCCCAGGGCGGCCTGGAGCTCGGCGAGGAAGCGGGAGTCCATGGAGAGGTCGCGCTCGTCGACGGCGACGCGGAGGCCGCGGAGGATGGAGCGGACGGCGCGGCAGTCCTCGAAGGTGCGGCGGACGACGCGGAGGGAGGTGAAGTAGAGGACGACGCCGCCGCGGCGGGGGTGGCGGTATGGATCGGAGACGGCGGAGCGGAGGGCGCGGAGGGCGGAGGAGGCAAGGCGGGCACGGTGGAGGATGCGGCGGAGGGTGGGAGATGAGGAATGGGCCGCGTCGTGGTCGTCGCGGAGGATGGCCTGGAGGTCCCTGagagtcggggaggagaaggttgGGGAGCGGCAGACGGCGCCGGCGGCAGCGGAGGATCGAGCGGTCTTTACCCACGGCGGCCACATGGGTAGgtggagagagaaaaaaagagaaacgTTGGTTTGTCGAGAGACGCGAGAGGGCGGAAGAGAGGGAGGCAAGAAAAGATGCGGGCTTTGTCGCCGTCGTTTGGTTCTTTAAGCAAACCAACTATTAATTAATTCTGGATTGTCCTTAGTTTTGTCTATAATGTTATTAttagtgataataataataataacagtatTATTGTTGTGATGGAGATCGGGAAGGTACAGGAAAGGCCGGTGTTGCAGCTTTGCAGTCTTTTTAACCTATTATATTTTGATCTTTCGATGGCGGAGATTCCTACcgatatatacatgtatttattACATCCGAATTTAATCGGGCACGGCACTACAGCCTCCCGCGGGGTGAGATCAGATGCCGTGGGCGGAGACACGATCCTCCTTGGCCCCACCTAAAAAGATTGAACAGCAAGGCCGCCTCCGTGTGCACGGGGAGAGAAGTTGTGGCCCCCACTGCAGCCGATACAAAAGAACTACCTTTGGATTGGTCTTGTAGAGTATCCTCCGATTAACCTCTTGTTGGAAAACAGGGCCATCTCATACTGCACATCTTGGATATGATAATGTCAGCTGGCCCTTCGTTTCCGTGTCTTTCCTTCTTTGTCTCCAAGTTtgagattagaaaaaaaaaacaaaaaaaaatctaaagaggtcatcatgatttttttattattatttttttaattcaaggGTCGTCATGTTTTAATATGAGCATATGCTATAAAAAAAACCTATGAAAAGTGAGAACCATTTTTGCATGTCATAGACTCGTGATGATCGTTTTCAGATGACATCACTGTTCATCAAAGTATGGCCTTCACACTGTGATTAACGAATTCGCTTTGATTTCAGAACATAATGTCATTACGCTAACCATTTGCCGAGACAGAGacctcctaccgattaatatacgGATACAAACAAGTGTCATGGGGGTTGGGAGTAGCAAAAGTAGAACAATTACTACATAAAAGTTGTATTTTTTGCCGGTAGTAAAGGGAATTTAGGTAGTTGCCATGCCCCGCGGATTAGGACGATGGTTGGTAGCAataatctaattatttgggtggaCCACGAATACCTTTTTAAAACCCATATATACAGGGATGATAGTTAGTAGCAACAATCTAACTATTTGGGTGGACCACCAATACCTTTTTAAGACCCATATATACATACTGGCATCGTACCTCAGCCttatgagagggacatcgagttcTTTATGGGAAGGCACATCCGACTTGGTAAAAGAAATACATTTCATTGTCTTATTAATGATGCCCCCCATGATATGATGGCATCCACACCTCACAGCACAGTGATTGTTATTCCCAACTAATGAATTTGGTGGAAGAATGGGAAAACATCCTCTACGTCCAAAGGTTTGAGAGGAAGCGCTAACATACGtggcatgtttttttttttttttttaaatttaatcttctttgttttttattcAAAACATTTTATTTTACCGCTAATAATTATCTTAGTCTTATTTGAAagacacagcaaatttccaaccgatCGAATGTGGTAGAAAATGTGGTAAGAAGAGACTTGCACCACGAGAAATGCACTCCACATGACACTGCATGTAATGAGTCGTAAAGATCCTATTCAACCAAGGAAGGATGTAGAAGAAACCTTGCTCCCGGATCAACGCATTCCACATGCTCCGTGGACTCTTCTGCACTGATCTGGAAGTCGACATACCCATTTTGTGATTGCCTAGCACGTGCTTCTGCCTACCTTAAATTTGGCTGGATGAGTAATGTATGTATGAGCTTAGCTCGAGGGAAATACAAGGGAAAAAGGCAGTTTGATCAAATTAGTTGAATTTTACCACATAAATCTCCATGGTTTGTTGATCATATAGGATGGATTACCTACCtcctcactcttttgtaggtccgaGATGGCCAAACTCGTGATTTTGAACCCCTGACAAAGGGGGGGACCGCCACCTCGGCGATACCGCTTTACTATTTCGACCACCACCAGGATGCAGGATGCAGGATGCAGGATGCAGGATGCCCATCCAACTGCAGAAAACATGTTATGTGGTAAAGTAAGTAAATCATGTACTCCCTTTGATAAAGCTGTTGACAACTGGTCACAGCGATGGCCGTGGAAGTGGCAGGCACGATCCCTTCCAACCATTAAACTCATTCAACTCAACGTTATCTCTGGCTGTTGGCTTCTTGAAAGAAAGAAAACCTGCATGTAATATTTGTATACACAAGTAAGTCTCCACGTCTCACCCCCTTCCCCAACTGATCAAGCACGTCATCATCCTCTGCAGACAAAGCAAGTATTCTTCACGAAATCAAAGACCCACAGAGCATCATGACGTTGAACTTTTATGATATATTGAAATAAATTTAGATCAAGCTCAATGGTTTCATAAATGTCTATTAACACTATGTTTTGTGCATGTTAAAGGTCCTTAAACACTGCATGTTTTATATTTATCAATTCTCTTAACACTGCAGAATAACGGAGGATAGCCTTAATCTTGGTGACAAGATTCCAGCAAAATCTCTCTAAGAATACATCCATGAACATATAAAGAATATGGGAAATTTCTACCAGAAGCACAATCAAGAACACGTTGCAAAAAGCCTGCAAAAGCTGAGGTATAAAAGAGAGACGCTCAATGACATCTCAACTTTCTCATCTGTTACAATCAATAACATCAGCTAACTTCATCTGATTATTTGCCCAATCAAGAAAAGGAATTCCTAACTTGTCATGTCCATCTAAATGAGATAAATCAATATAACCAGTGCTAAATCAGCTACTATGGATGTTGAGAAcaccaaaatctgagaaactGAGTTAACAagcaaataaaaaaatactaacaAGCATAAAAACGTGCAGATCATGTGAATAGAAGGAGGTGCTTTGATGAACAATGTAATTCATAAATATTCAATATGGAGCAGAAAACATGGATCTACTCTATACTGGCTAGCTATCAGTTAGATAGATTACTTCACCTACATGCCTCTGCAGCTCTGAGAATAAGACGGGATTTATAATTGCAACTTGTTATCCATCTTAATGAAATAAATCAGTAGATCAACTACTACAACTGCCGAGAACACCGTATCCAGAAATTGAGTTAAGCAAGTATACAAACGATATAATATGGTACAAGCACAAATACATGCAAGAGTTATGGAGAACAATACATGAATATACTCTGTAATGGCTTGCATAGATTGGTTACTTCACCTTGATGCCTCTCCAGCTCCGAGGATAAGACGATGGCTTTCTAAAGTTAGACAGGTTTCACCAAGATACCACTCTAGCTCCATGAGAAAAGGCAGGAATACATAAGCAACTAAAAGGAAAAACCATTGCACGTCTCGTGCTTTATTTATTTCCGGTGAGAACATGAAAACTATGCAACTTTGTAATTCTTTAACCTTCCGCAGGTAAGTTTTACTAAATCTTTGGTCTTCTGGACTGGAGCATCGACTATCAAAAGGCACCCCCATCGTGGCAACTTCATTATGATATGAACCGCCTTCCTACTCATCCCCGGTCTCGGAAACATGTGAAGACCGGTGTAGATGCTATAGGCATTTAGTTCCTCGTGCTTGTGACGGTGAAGAAGCTTCATCGGGTGATATAAACCAGAATTTACCAATCCTGAAAAGCATGATTAATATAACATGCATCGAATGCTCACAAGACCATCATACATTTCTTTAAAGAATGCCTAATAATTAATTTCACGAGTGTGGAACACTTTCAGAAGCACACAACGGCCCCTGACACTCGAACATGTTCGAGTGAGAGTGAGAGCTAACCTTTCAAACTGAATTGGTTCATCCGGCATCTTAGACATAGTTTCTTGGTACACTCTTCCGGCTTTGCAAGAACAACATTGTTGACAGCATCATCATCAACAGAAGCAGAGGACGGTGTCAGTAGCTTTCTCATCTTTCACACGATCTTAGTTCCTGTCTTCTTAGGCTGTAAAATCAGGCACCTCATACATATTATCAACAGAATCAGGTATCTTCTTTGCAAATTTGTTGATGAATCAGCAACTGGGATTATACAAATGTCTCTGCTCTTTCTTTGGATGGAAGCAGGTATTACAAACTATCCTAAGGGTATAACCTTGATATCAAGTAAATGATATGATCCAAACAATGAACAGGCAACTTGGTGTCATGTGACGAAGACAAAAGTTTCGAAAAGAAAAAAGTGGCCAATGAAAAGGAGGAAATATATATTATACACATTTGATGTTGGGCTGACAGTCCATAAATTCAGCCCATTGCTCATCTCATCTTAATCTAAtcttaattaacattagggggtgtggtggttacgttttgaagatagaaaaaaagtataaatagggcaacaacgtgggagaagaaaacgGCCACGGGATttcgaagaaaaagagaaaaacaaggcagaaaaggaagagaaagaaagggaagaagacaaatctacagagaggttgttctcaatcatctagcagtgttctcatctcaggttagatcaaatctacagtagactcttgctgtgattacttggggaggttttagatattgttgacagtgacgtgatccttgtatctcagttattctcttgtgattattgctagggtttagggcaagagattgagatttgtatctcAGTTATTGTCTTGtgactatttgattgtgatttcatttaatttcgctgcatatcatggtcttctagtatttattcatatacaaaggttattccgctttatatccctATCATTTAACacaaataattaatgaaaacGATAATTCTCACTTACTGTCTTCGTTCACCATCATTCTTCTTGAAGCCATTGGAAGAAACATAAGCACCGTCTTCACTTTAGTGAACAGAGAAAatatccagagagagagagagacaatttTACCTGTCTTTGATGATCCTAGGGCGTGAAGAGCAGATATGAGAAACTGGATGCGGCGAGCCGATGGATCGTCTCCCTCTTATTCACGGTCGGTTGTGGGCTATGCAACTCCTCGTCGATCTCCGACAGCTATGCAACCCCCGCTGCTGCCAAGGAAATCGAGTCAGTCCCTGTTAGCCTTCCACAGTACCGCCTTTTCTTGCTGTTGATACCTTAACCTCAGCACCCACAGATCTTTGTCTCTGATTCGTACACCGCACCACGGTGCCCTAAACCCCTACCGATCCAGGAAGGACCAGAAGCAAGAAAAATGGAAGAATCATCACGAAGATCCGCTGACCCTAATCCCAACAAGATCGCGATGGATCGTCAGAGAGGGCGAGAGATGGGAAAAAAAACGTACCGGCAGATGGGAGTTGGGGCAAGAGGGAGAGATTGAGCAGAATCGCAGCTTTATCATCGTTTGATTTGTATTTCAGTTCCAATTGTTCAGGGTTCGAGGCGAAAGGATGAGACGAAGCTCAATGGAGCGACGGCCAGAACAGCGTCCGCCGTACCGAGGGCCATTTATACGGTAGGAGAGTGGCTGAGAGCGCTCGAGTTCGCGATCgcatttatatgatttttttttttttgtctctcgtTGAATTGTGGTTATGCTTTGTGTTTCCTCAGTTCTCAAacaaaaattgttttttttttttttttgtgtttgctTTTAAAAGCTTGCCTGCATAATCAGTGGTGTGTTTGATATAgcatttttttgttattattattttttatttttattttattttttatttatttatttatttatttatttatttattattattattattattattattcatattcTTATTTTCATAATTCATTATTTCATTCGTCGAAATCTTATTTGGGTCGACGTCGATCGATGCCACTCCATTATTCAACATTGTTTTATCGTCTTACGCTGCTCGATGCCATAGTTCATCTTGTGACGTTTCTAAATCAACGAAGAGAAAAACATCACTTGATAAAGAGGAAGACTTTGATCAATGCTACTTACCATTGAATGTCGCTGAGAGCATTCTCTCACTATCCATTAAttcataagatataaaaaaattaaaatcgaaataaataaaataaaaaaattatttaaaataattttattttattaaaatttgaaacttaaaaaaaatatttatatacgtgtacaaattttataaaataggacAATAACTAGTGATCCTTGAGATAACTAGTGAGTGGACCCTCCTCAAATTCTAGATTGGGGTACCTTACCTTAAAACGGGTTAAGTCGATTTTATACTCGAATTGATACGAGACGACTCTTATCCTCTCTAGACCTTTTTTACACTCAACAAATGTCTTATAATCGACGATCATCTCCTCTCGATACTTTggtatcatgcgtcactcaacctACAACTATTCTCTCAGATCTCGAGCCAACCTATTCGTTATCACAACTTCCTCGATGAGCTTTGAGTTCATCCTCCATAGCTCGTTTATTTGCTCCAGACTTATTTCAGTTGCTTGGCGAAGTTGGCAAAGGCATTGCTCAACTTCCTTAAGTAGTCAATCTCGAGTTTGTACTAATATACGTCGTATTGACGAATGTCACCCCTCCACCCACTTATAACCTGATGTATATTAGTACAAACACGAGTAGTCTCACTTTCTCAGTGTTAGGTAAGCTTTTATACCTAATTATAAAGGGTAAGAATGAAGTTTGTAATAGCATTTCTAGTCATAAAGAACAGGAAACTGTAATTATCTTTCTGATAATAAATGAGAAGAATGAAGCTTACGATTGTCTGTTTTAGATCTTCATTCACGTGGGTAAATTACCGGAGGTGACATTCGTCTTTTTCTCCCTTTATAGGCACCATGTGGTGGTGACATGTTGATTGATGATTAGCTGACAACGTATCACCTATCACTTATTATTCCAAGTCACTTATTTTTTTATTGGCTAGAGCAGAAGATCTATAATAATTAATCGATAAAGAGAATCCCTCCCATTAAGATCATATCTAAAAAAagtatattataattaaatatttttagtaatcatattataataataatcataGTTTAACAttaattataagatattttatttaatttgataatatcatataatgtaATATTTATCGAGCTAACAGATGACTAACTGTACCGGAACTGTGTGTGTTGGGCAGGTGATAGTAACATTACGTATGCACGCACATTCTCCATCGGAGGCATTGTAGCTGGAGAAGCAAGCACTGTTATCCCAGTCGCAGATGACAACAGTCGAAGTGAAAAGGCAACATTCCAAAAGGCAGACAAACGGTTGCAATTCTTTCTCCGGTCGTTGAGAAACCGAGGCAACTAAGGCTgtgggagttgtagtctatcgAGGGGAAGATGCTTGTGATCGTGTTGCTTAAACGACGAGTGGTGCAGCACTGGTTGGTGCCAAAGCACCCCGTTCAGAAAAGTTATCTGACAAATACTACCATTTTGGTGTGTTCCCTCCGGTAATTCTGATCTCTCTGACGAGACTAATACGAAACAGTCAACAGGAATCGACTTTTCAAGCTCCACTTATTCCATCTGAGGATCCAAGGtgggagagagagatagagagagagagagagagagagagagagacgggacTTTGGGATTTAAACTAATGGTTCAAAGATCCGGACATAATCAAAATAtgcttcaaagagaaagagagagagatgagatgtCGTTTAATCTAATTTGTTTTATCATGATAGATTAGAGGAGAGCTTTCATAGAAATAattgaagataagaacaataattgaagaagctttattgtagaaataaaatattatagaaataaaatagctttagcttgaatctattaacatgttccctctcctatttatacaaaaatgaaatagctttagcttgaatctattaacatgttccctctcctatttatacaaattaggagg
Protein-coding regions in this window:
- the LOC103986075 gene encoding uncharacterized protein At5g39865-like yields the protein MWPPWVKTARSSAAAGAVCRSPTFSSPTLRDLQAILRDDHDAAHSSSPTLRRILHRARLASSALRALRSAVSDPYRHPRRGGVVLYFTSLRVVRRTFEDCRAVRSILRGLRVAVDERDLSMDSRFLAELQAALGLQRPTLPQVFLTGRCLGGADEIRRLHESGELKALIEGAADPTVASACEGCGGVRFVLCAACSGSHKRYSDKGGGFRTCTECNENGLVRCPDCCAVAL